In a single window of the Streptomyces sp. NBC_00094 genome:
- a CDS encoding serine hydrolase: MVLCSDPFERLLGDGVRAGVYPGAVWAVGDARTTLSDGAVGPLDPARPDGPMLRETLFDVASLTKILAVWSVIGTLVDAGKLDPAAPLGTYWPEAAGRPLAGATALDLLTHTAGLPLRANLRHLYGSDPQDVRDGVLAEPLRHRPGEAVAYTDRAALILGYLAEHLTRQPLAVLARERVWTPLGMTATRYGPLPAAVRERCAPTEYDEESGAPLQGTVHDFSARLLGGACGIAGVFTTAGDIGRFLRHVLAPVPGTFSAEWTAASLRVRTGALRPPRGLFWHPAPGTDPVDDVWAHFGFTGTGLWVSPSRGRWAVLLTNRLYVTRDPGPLARVRDVFRTLAFP; this comes from the coding sequence TTGGTCCTGTGCAGCGACCCCTTCGAGCGGCTCCTCGGCGACGGGGTGCGCGCGGGCGTGTACCCCGGAGCCGTGTGGGCCGTGGGCGACGCCCGGACGACCCTCTCCGACGGAGCCGTCGGACCGCTCGATCCCGCCCGGCCGGACGGGCCGATGCTCCGGGAGACGCTCTTCGACGTCGCCAGCCTGACCAAGATCCTCGCGGTGTGGTCGGTGATCGGCACCCTCGTCGACGCCGGGAAGCTGGACCCGGCCGCGCCGCTCGGCACGTACTGGCCGGAGGCCGCCGGCCGGCCCCTCGCCGGGGCGACCGCCCTCGATCTCCTCACCCACACCGCAGGGCTGCCGCTCCGCGCCAATCTGCGGCACCTCTACGGCTCCGACCCGCAGGACGTCCGGGACGGGGTCCTCGCCGAGCCCCTGCGGCACCGGCCCGGGGAAGCCGTCGCGTACACCGACAGGGCGGCGCTGATCCTCGGCTACCTCGCCGAGCACCTCACCCGGCAGCCGCTCGCCGTGCTCGCGCGGGAGCGGGTGTGGACGCCCCTCGGCATGACGGCGACCCGGTACGGTCCGCTGCCCGCCGCGGTCCGGGAGCGCTGCGCGCCCACCGAGTACGACGAGGAGAGCGGCGCACCGCTCCAGGGCACCGTCCACGACTTCTCGGCCCGGCTCCTCGGCGGTGCCTGCGGGATCGCGGGCGTCTTCACCACCGCGGGCGACATCGGCCGCTTCCTGCGGCATGTCCTCGCCCCGGTCCCCGGCACCTTCTCCGCCGAGTGGACGGCGGCCTCGCTGCGCGTCCGTACCGGCGCGCTCCGGCCGCCGCGCGGCCTCTTCTGGCACCCGGCGCCGGGCACGGACCCGGTGGACGACGTCTGGGCGCACTTCGGCTTCACCGGTACGGGCCTGTGGGTCTCGCCGTCGCGCGGCCGCTGGGCGGTCCTGCTCACGAACCGGCTGTACGTCACCCGCGACCCCGGCCCGCTGGCCCGGGTGCGTGACGTGTTCCGGACGCTCGCCTTCCCCTGA
- a CDS encoding glyceraldehyde-3-phosphate dehydrogenase has protein sequence MTVNDDSFTSWKNREEIAESMIPIIGKLHREQDVTVLVHSRSLVNKSVVSILKTHRFARQIDGEELSVTETLPFLQTLTTLDLGPCQIDIGVLAADYKTDDRGLSVAEFTAEAVAGATGENKIERRDGRDVVLYGFGRIGRLVARLLIEKAGSGNGLRLRAIVVRGGGEQDLVKRASLLRRDSIHGQFQGTITVDEASSTIVANGNTIKVIYANDPSEVDYTAYGIDNAILIDNTGKWRDREGLSKHLRPGIDKVVLTAPGKGDVPNIVHGVNHETVKPDEKILSCASCTTNAIVPPLKAMDDEYGVLRGHVETVHSFTNDQNLLDNYHKADRRGRSAPLNMVITETGAASAVAKALPDLKAPITGSSIRVPVPDVSIAILSLRLGRETTREEVLEYLRDVSLHSPLKRQIDFTTAPDAVSMDFVGSRHASIVDAGATKVDGDNAILYLWYDNEFGYSCQVIRVVQHVSGVEYPTFPVPAV, from the coding sequence GTGACTGTCAATGACGACTCGTTCACCAGCTGGAAGAACCGCGAGGAGATCGCGGAGTCGATGATCCCGATCATCGGGAAGCTGCACCGGGAGCAGGACGTCACCGTCCTGGTCCACAGCCGCTCCCTGGTGAACAAGTCGGTGGTCAGCATCCTCAAGACCCACCGCTTCGCCCGGCAGATCGACGGCGAGGAGCTCTCGGTCACCGAGACGCTTCCGTTCCTCCAGACGCTCACGACGCTCGACCTGGGCCCGTGCCAGATCGACATCGGCGTGCTGGCCGCGGACTACAAGACCGACGACCGCGGTCTCTCCGTGGCCGAGTTCACCGCCGAGGCCGTCGCCGGCGCCACCGGCGAGAACAAGATCGAGCGCCGTGACGGCCGCGACGTCGTCCTGTACGGCTTCGGCCGCATCGGCCGCCTCGTCGCCCGCCTCCTCATCGAGAAGGCCGGTTCCGGCAACGGTCTGCGCCTCCGCGCGATCGTCGTCCGTGGCGGTGGCGAGCAGGACCTCGTGAAGCGCGCCTCGCTGCTGCGCCGCGACTCCATCCACGGTCAGTTCCAGGGCACGATCACGGTCGACGAGGCGAGCAGCACGATCGTCGCCAACGGCAACACGATCAAGGTGATCTACGCCAACGACCCGTCCGAGGTCGACTACACGGCGTACGGCATCGACAACGCCATCCTGATCGACAACACCGGCAAGTGGCGGGACCGCGAGGGCCTCTCCAAGCACCTGCGCCCCGGCATCGACAAGGTCGTCCTGACCGCGCCCGGCAAGGGTGACGTGCCGAACATCGTGCACGGCGTCAACCACGAGACGGTCAAGCCGGACGAGAAGATCCTGTCCTGCGCCTCCTGCACCACCAACGCGATCGTCCCGCCGCTGAAGGCCATGGACGACGAGTACGGCGTGCTGCGCGGCCACGTGGAGACGGTCCACTCGTTCACGAACGACCAGAACCTCCTGGACAACTACCACAAGGCCGACCGCCGTGGCCGTTCCGCGCCGCTGAACATGGTGATCACCGAGACCGGTGCCGCCTCGGCCGTCGCCAAGGCCCTGCCGGACCTCAAGGCCCCGATCACCGGCAGCTCCATCCGCGTGCCGGTTCCGGACGTCTCGATCGCGATCCTGAGCCTGCGCCTCGGCCGCGAGACCACCCGCGAGGAGGTCCTGGAGTACCTCCGCGACGTCTCGCTGCACTCGCCGCTGAAGCGCCAGATCGACTTCACCACGGCCCCCGACGCCGTCTCGATGGACTTCGTCGGCTCGCGCCACGCGTCGATCGTGGACGCCGGCGCGACCAAGGTCGACGGCGACAACGCGATCCTCTACCTGTGGTACGACAACGAGTTCGGCTACTCGTGCCAGGTCATCCGGGTCGTCCAGCACGTCTCCGGCGTGGAGTACCCGACCTTCCCGGTCCCGGCGGTCTGA
- a CDS encoding LacI family DNA-binding transcriptional regulator translates to MAASGRQTGRPTLEEVAARAGVGRGTVSRVINGSPKVSEQAKAAVERAVADLGYVPNRAARALAGSRTDAVALVIPETEARLFAEPYFLDIIRGVSTELADADKQLLLTLIRSDRERLRFEQYLAAQRVDGVLLVSVHGDDPLPDQVRALGLPAVLNGRRREDESVAFVDSDNTGAGRAAVAHLAARGRRGIATITGPLDMYVARCRLDGYREGLTEAGLAPDEDLVANGDFTEEGGRRAMRELLDRRPDLDAVFAASDVMAAGARGALREAGRRVPEDVALVGVDDSAVARHMDPPLTSVRQPIEEMGRTMARLLLQEIASPSEPDEQPRQMLPTELIVRASS, encoded by the coding sequence ATGGCGGCGAGCGGACGGCAGACCGGCAGGCCCACCCTGGAGGAGGTCGCGGCGAGGGCCGGAGTGGGCCGCGGCACGGTCTCCCGGGTCATCAACGGCTCCCCGAAGGTGAGCGAACAGGCCAAGGCCGCCGTCGAACGGGCCGTCGCCGACCTCGGTTACGTCCCCAACCGGGCCGCCCGCGCACTCGCCGGCAGCCGGACCGACGCCGTCGCCCTGGTGATCCCCGAGACCGAGGCCCGGCTCTTCGCCGAGCCGTACTTCCTCGACATCATCCGCGGGGTCAGCACCGAACTGGCCGACGCCGACAAGCAGTTGCTGCTGACCCTGATCCGCAGTGACCGGGAACGGCTGCGCTTCGAGCAGTACCTTGCCGCCCAGCGCGTCGACGGCGTCCTCCTCGTCTCCGTACACGGGGACGACCCGCTGCCCGACCAGGTCCGCGCCCTCGGCCTGCCGGCCGTCCTCAACGGCCGCCGCCGCGAGGACGAGAGCGTCGCGTTCGTCGACTCCGACAACACCGGCGCGGGCCGGGCCGCCGTCGCCCACCTCGCCGCCCGTGGCAGGCGCGGGATCGCCACCATCACCGGCCCCCTCGACATGTACGTGGCCCGCTGCCGGCTCGACGGCTACCGCGAGGGCCTGACGGAGGCCGGGCTCGCCCCCGACGAGGACCTCGTCGCCAACGGCGACTTCACCGAGGAGGGCGGCCGGCGCGCCATGCGGGAGCTCCTGGACCGCAGGCCCGACCTGGACGCGGTCTTCGCCGCCTCGGACGTGATGGCGGCCGGGGCGCGCGGAGCGCTCCGCGAGGCAGGCCGCCGGGTTCCCGAGGACGTCGCGCTCGTCGGCGTCGACGACTCGGCCGTCGCCCGGCACATGGACCCGCCGCTGACCAGCGTCCGGCAGCCCATCGAGGAGATGGGCCGCACGATGGCGCGCCTCCTGCTCCAGGAGATCGCCTCGCCGAGCGAACCGGACGAGCAGCCCCGCCAGATGCTGCCCACCGAACTGATCGTCCGCGCCTCCTCCTGA
- a CDS encoding VanW family protein produces MPRSTTDHAPTPPRGRSPRLRTAAIATGVVAVAAGGLYVAGLLTTGEDISAGTSVAGVDVGGMSRAEAGAKLAAGAPAAWSAPIPVKVGDRTTTVSPAAAGLTVDVEKTADLAADPSRDPVTVIGRLFSSGEREIRPVFAYDEAKARAAVAELAEKNDRKVREGSVAFRDGEAVATRAVTGQKLDTGRAVETLRAAYPVASGASPVNLAVTVTEPKLGDSEVSRFLDTYAKPAVSGPVTLTAGAERLRISPSTLGDHLAVKADNGRLSAALDADALLRDPDVAQPLASMTGAPVEATLGVRDGKVVVESEGRPGHEVTAKALGEAVSPLLTQTGATARTAAVATTVTQPELTADSLARLGITEQMSTFTVDFPTAPYRTTNIGRAAELINGSIVQPGEVWSFNKTVGERTADNGFVDGTMILDGQYRSAPGGGVSAMATTVFNAMFFAGVKPVEYGAHSFYIERYPAGREATVAWGSLDLQFRNDSGKPIYIKAGATDSSVTVSFLGTKKYDSVEAVSGQRTNLKEPSKREGTGEACVPQPPLEGFDISVDRVFKDGGAEVKRETFKTHYTPRDEVTCK; encoded by the coding sequence GTGCCCCGCTCCACGACCGACCATGCCCCGACGCCCCCCAGGGGGCGCAGTCCGCGCCTCCGGACGGCGGCGATCGCGACGGGTGTGGTCGCCGTCGCCGCGGGCGGGCTGTACGTCGCGGGACTGCTCACCACCGGCGAGGACATATCCGCCGGCACGAGCGTCGCCGGCGTGGACGTGGGCGGCATGAGCCGCGCCGAGGCCGGGGCGAAGCTCGCGGCCGGGGCCCCGGCGGCGTGGAGCGCCCCCATCCCCGTGAAGGTCGGCGACCGCACGACGACCGTCTCCCCGGCCGCCGCCGGACTGACCGTGGACGTGGAGAAGACCGCCGACCTGGCGGCCGACCCGTCCCGCGACCCCGTCACCGTCATCGGCCGGCTCTTCTCCTCCGGTGAGCGCGAGATCCGGCCGGTGTTCGCCTACGACGAGGCCAAGGCGCGGGCCGCCGTCGCCGAACTGGCCGAGAAGAACGACCGGAAGGTCCGCGAGGGCTCCGTCGCCTTCCGTGACGGCGAGGCCGTCGCCACCCGGGCCGTGACCGGACAGAAGCTGGACACCGGGCGGGCTGTGGAGACCCTGCGTGCGGCCTACCCCGTGGCGTCGGGCGCCTCGCCCGTGAACCTCGCCGTCACGGTGACCGAGCCGAAGCTGGGCGACTCCGAGGTCTCCCGCTTCCTCGACACGTACGCGAAGCCCGCCGTCTCCGGCCCCGTGACGCTCACCGCCGGTGCCGAGCGGCTGCGGATCTCCCCCTCGACGCTCGGCGACCACCTCGCCGTGAAGGCCGACAACGGCAGGCTCAGCGCCGCTCTCGACGCCGACGCCCTCCTCCGCGACCCCGACGTCGCGCAGCCCCTCGCCTCGATGACGGGCGCGCCGGTGGAGGCGACCCTCGGCGTCCGGGACGGCAAGGTCGTCGTCGAGTCGGAGGGCAGGCCCGGGCACGAGGTCACCGCGAAGGCCCTCGGCGAGGCCGTGAGCCCGCTGCTCACCCAGACGGGCGCCACGGCCCGTACGGCCGCGGTGGCCACCACGGTCACCCAGCCCGAGCTGACCGCCGACTCGCTGGCGCGCCTCGGCATCACCGAGCAGATGTCGACCTTCACCGTGGACTTCCCCACCGCTCCCTACCGGACGACGAACATCGGCCGGGCAGCCGAGCTCATCAACGGCTCGATCGTGCAGCCCGGCGAGGTGTGGAGCTTCAACAAGACGGTCGGCGAGCGCACCGCGGACAACGGCTTCGTCGACGGCACGATGATCCTCGACGGCCAGTACCGCTCCGCGCCGGGCGGCGGCGTGTCGGCCATGGCCACCACCGTCTTCAACGCGATGTTCTTCGCCGGGGTGAAGCCCGTCGAATACGGCGCCCACTCCTTCTACATCGAGCGCTACCCGGCCGGCCGGGAGGCCACCGTCGCCTGGGGCAGCCTGGACCTGCAGTTCCGCAACGACTCGGGCAAGCCGATCTACATCAAGGCGGGCGCGACGGACTCCTCGGTCACCGTGAGCTTCCTCGGGACGAAGAAGTACGACTCCGTGGAGGCCGTTTCCGGCCAGCGCACCAACCTCAAGGAGCCCTCGAAGCGCGAGGGCACCGGCGAGGCCTGCGTGCCGCAGCCGCCTCTGGAGGGCTTCGACATCTCGGTGGACCGGGTCTTCAAGGACGGCGGCGCCGAGGTGAAGCGGGAGACCTTCAAGACCCACTACACCCCGCGTGACGAGGTCACCTGCAAGTGA
- a CDS encoding IclR family transcriptional regulator produces MPAVPSPSLSPGPQSVDRALAVLDAVADADRPVGAKALARRLGCALSTVYHVTGPLLARGYLVRTAEGYAPGPRVPALHRSHQRHHGLGAGTGELLGRLRRATGAEAYHTAYRGGLITVVDTTAPVTDATHPFTPGPEDRAHATAHGKALLAALPRPLRRRYLAEHGMARFTERTITSAERFEAEAARVRDQGFAVSVGEADLAYTCLAVALPECGDGIVHALSVSLPTAGFERRQGEIRAALARAVPEFPALSES; encoded by the coding sequence ATGCCCGCCGTACCGAGCCCCAGCCTCAGCCCCGGACCCCAGTCCGTCGACCGGGCGCTCGCCGTGCTCGACGCCGTCGCCGATGCCGACCGGCCCGTCGGCGCGAAGGCCCTGGCGCGGCGCCTCGGATGCGCCCTCTCGACCGTCTACCACGTCACAGGGCCCCTCCTCGCGCGCGGCTATCTCGTCCGGACCGCCGAGGGGTACGCGCCCGGGCCCCGCGTCCCCGCCCTGCACCGCTCCCACCAGCGCCACCACGGCCTCGGCGCGGGCACCGGCGAGCTCCTCGGCCGGCTGCGGCGGGCCACCGGGGCGGAGGCGTACCACACCGCCTACCGCGGCGGCCTGATCACCGTCGTCGACACCACCGCCCCGGTGACCGACGCCACCCACCCCTTCACGCCGGGCCCCGAGGACCGCGCGCACGCCACCGCCCACGGCAAGGCCCTGCTGGCCGCGCTCCCGCGCCCGCTGCGCCGCCGCTATCTCGCGGAGCACGGCATGGCCCGCTTCACCGAGCGGACGATCACCAGCGCCGAGCGCTTCGAGGCGGAGGCCGCCCGGGTGCGCGACCAGGGCTTCGCCGTGTCGGTGGGCGAGGCGGACCTCGCGTACACCTGCCTGGCCGTGGCCCTGCCGGAGTGCGGCGACGGTATCGTCCACGCCCTCTCCGTCTCGCTGCCCACCGCCGGCTTCGAGCGGCGGCAGGGGGAGATCCGGGCGGCGCTCGCCCGCGCCGTCCCCGAGTTTCCGGCCCTGTCGGAATCCTGA
- a CDS encoding BTAD domain-containing putative transcriptional regulator — MVVKFGLLGSLVVHDGTEPRPVTGPKVRVLLAALLLGAGHTVPKDTLKAALWGDSLPASADASLANHLTRLRRVLATVDGPPAGAAPTDAGTGGRLLTVAPGYRLLVHEGELDADVFETRIRAAGHAHEQEDWEGVLRETAGAMSLWRGTPLADLAPFSETGGPALRVHQLVEARLQALEWGCDAELHLGRHQDLIPRLTSLAAEHPLREGFHQRLMLALHRAGRQAEAFAVFHRLRRNLVDELGTEPGAAVQQAHQEVLAGAPHPRTRPRPRPRPEPARPPFQLPHEGDSFTGRESEVATLRALLDATAGTGGARPGPAGRPRHIRPVVISGMGGVGKTALAVHVAHRAREAFPDGVLYADLRGYSVGGARTAHELLARFLSDLGMRHDSLPDDTDDRALLLRDALTERRVLLVLDNVRDAAHVAPLLPAGGRSAALITSRQLLADLPGAVKVPLSPLAESDQHALLARLCGAARVRSEPEALADIMAACGGLPLALHIVGGRLASRPSWPLALLAKRLTPHQGRLETLAMGTVDVQRTFAMSYLAVRDSHLSLEREAARAFRLLGRLWSGLPVTPQSAAALLDVTEGRAAAVLDVLADAHLLLNPEPDRYAFHDLLGEYAAQRGEEEETPEDRKAALLRLLTWYVEAVGAASRAATRESQSPPPLDEGPPGGGPALSLPEFADDEEAIRWSARELPALQQAVTVAGELGRSDMAWRLAVGLFGYASTHWWTGVWDACLEQAMVIARARDDRLGQAWLHRRLAVAHGMAFRNEACLEHLRTALELFTERGDLAARASILGNMSALYLQMGDAEQGLVHAELSRDLYRASGNARGEALLLSRFADTRRLTGELDLAAADYRQVIDLLRGGSHGVFLATALTNYGDVLRGLGRRDEAFGALEEALGIRHRMGDHGGTADCLVFTARAHHHFGEWAAAGATWRTCLELAHKHHLTQRIEECRAGLAALPKDQGAGRACPAAATGRPGPAGVR, encoded by the coding sequence ATGGTGGTGAAGTTCGGACTGCTCGGTTCGCTCGTGGTCCACGACGGTACGGAACCGCGACCCGTGACCGGCCCCAAGGTCCGCGTCCTCCTCGCCGCCCTGCTCCTCGGCGCCGGGCACACCGTCCCGAAGGACACCCTCAAAGCGGCGCTCTGGGGCGACTCGCTACCGGCCAGCGCCGACGCCTCCCTCGCCAACCACCTCACCCGGCTGCGCAGGGTCCTCGCCACCGTGGACGGGCCCCCGGCCGGAGCCGCCCCCACCGACGCCGGGACCGGAGGGCGCCTGCTCACCGTGGCCCCCGGCTACCGGCTGCTCGTCCACGAGGGCGAGCTCGACGCGGACGTCTTCGAGACCCGGATACGGGCCGCGGGCCACGCCCACGAGCAGGAGGACTGGGAGGGCGTCCTCCGGGAGACCGCCGGGGCGATGAGCCTGTGGCGCGGTACGCCCCTGGCGGACCTGGCGCCCTTCTCCGAGACCGGTGGACCCGCGCTCCGCGTCCACCAGCTCGTGGAAGCGCGCCTCCAGGCCCTGGAGTGGGGCTGCGACGCCGAGCTCCACCTGGGACGGCACCAGGACCTGATCCCGCGGCTGACCTCCCTGGCGGCCGAGCACCCGCTGCGCGAGGGGTTCCACCAGCGGCTCATGCTGGCCCTGCACAGAGCCGGCCGGCAGGCCGAGGCCTTCGCCGTCTTCCACCGACTGCGCCGGAACCTGGTCGACGAGCTCGGTACGGAGCCGGGGGCCGCCGTCCAGCAGGCCCACCAGGAGGTACTGGCGGGAGCCCCGCACCCCCGCACCCGCCCCCGTCCGCGCCCCCGCCCGGAACCGGCGCGTCCACCCTTCCAACTGCCCCACGAGGGAGATTCCTTCACCGGCAGGGAGTCCGAGGTGGCGACCCTGCGAGCGCTGCTCGACGCGACGGCGGGCACCGGGGGCGCCCGGCCCGGCCCCGCCGGCAGACCGCGCCACATCAGGCCCGTCGTCATCTCCGGCATGGGGGGCGTGGGCAAGACCGCTCTCGCCGTCCACGTCGCCCACCGCGCCCGCGAGGCCTTCCCCGACGGTGTCCTCTACGCCGACCTGCGCGGCTACAGCGTCGGCGGCGCGCGCACGGCGCACGAGCTGCTCGCCCGGTTCCTGTCGGACCTCGGCATGCGCCACGACAGCCTCCCCGACGACACGGACGACCGGGCGCTCCTCCTCCGCGACGCGCTCACCGAGCGCCGCGTGCTGCTCGTCCTCGACAACGTGCGCGACGCCGCCCACGTCGCCCCCCTCCTCCCGGCCGGCGGCCGAAGCGCCGCCCTGATCACCAGCAGGCAGCTGCTCGCCGATCTGCCCGGCGCCGTCAAGGTCCCGCTGTCCCCGCTCGCCGAGTCCGACCAGCACGCGCTCCTCGCCAGGCTCTGCGGCGCGGCGCGCGTACGGAGCGAGCCCGAGGCCCTCGCCGACATCATGGCCGCGTGCGGCGGCCTTCCCCTGGCCCTGCACATCGTCGGCGGCCGGCTGGCGTCCCGGCCCTCGTGGCCGCTCGCCCTCCTCGCCAAGCGGCTCACCCCGCACCAGGGCCGTCTGGAGACCCTCGCGATGGGCACCGTCGACGTCCAGCGCACCTTCGCGATGAGCTACCTGGCCGTGCGCGACAGCCACCTGTCCCTGGAGCGCGAGGCGGCGAGGGCCTTCCGGCTCCTCGGCCGGCTCTGGTCGGGCCTCCCGGTCACCCCGCAGTCCGCCGCCGCGCTCCTGGACGTCACGGAGGGCCGCGCCGCCGCCGTACTCGACGTCCTGGCCGACGCCCACCTCCTCCTCAACCCCGAACCCGACCGGTACGCCTTCCACGACCTGCTCGGCGAGTACGCGGCGCAGCGCGGCGAGGAGGAGGAGACCCCGGAGGACCGGAAGGCCGCCCTCCTGCGCCTGCTCACCTGGTACGTCGAGGCCGTCGGCGCCGCGTCACGCGCCGCCACCCGCGAGTCGCAGTCCCCGCCGCCGCTCGACGAAGGGCCCCCGGGCGGCGGGCCCGCGCTGTCGCTGCCGGAGTTCGCCGACGACGAGGAGGCGATCCGCTGGAGCGCGCGGGAGCTTCCCGCGCTCCAGCAGGCGGTGACCGTCGCCGGGGAGCTGGGGCGTTCCGACATGGCCTGGCGGCTCGCCGTGGGTCTCTTCGGCTACGCCTCCACCCACTGGTGGACGGGGGTGTGGGACGCCTGTCTGGAGCAGGCGATGGTCATCGCGCGCGCCCGGGACGACCGGCTCGGGCAGGCCTGGCTGCACCGGCGGCTGGCCGTCGCGCACGGCATGGCGTTCCGCAACGAAGCCTGTCTGGAGCACCTGCGGACGGCCCTGGAACTGTTCACGGAGCGGGGCGACCTCGCGGCCCGGGCCTCGATCCTCGGCAATATGTCGGCGCTGTACCTGCAGATGGGGGACGCCGAGCAGGGGCTCGTCCACGCCGAGCTCTCCCGCGACCTGTACCGCGCCTCGGGGAACGCCCGGGGCGAGGCGCTGCTCCTGAGCCGGTTCGCGGACACCCGCAGACTGACCGGTGAACTCGACCTGGCGGCCGCGGACTACCGGCAGGTCATCGACCTGCTGCGGGGCGGCAGCCACGGGGTGTTCCTGGCCACCGCCCTCACCAACTACGGCGACGTCCTGCGCGGGCTGGGGCGCCGGGACGAGGCGTTCGGGGCCCTGGAGGAGGCCCTCGGGATCCGGCATCGGATGGGCGACCACGGAGGTACCGCCGACTGCCTCGTCTTCACGGCCCGTGCCCACCACCACTTCGGGGAGTGGGCGGCCGCAGGGGCGACCTGGCGGACATGCCTGGAGCTCGCGCACAAGCACCACCTGACCCAGCGGATCGAGGAGTGCCGCGCAGGCCTGGCCGCACTCCCGAAGGACCAGGGGGCCGGTAGGGCCTGTCCGGCGGCCGCTACCGGCCGCCCGGGTCCGGCGGGCGTGCGGTAG
- a CDS encoding putative quinol monooxygenase, producing the protein MIFIAVRFTARPDHADHWLDLVADFTRATREEPGNLFFDWSRSVDDPNVFVLLEAFADAEAGAAHVASAHFTAGLAAMAGAIASTPEIINVEVPQQGWGAMAELAPTGA; encoded by the coding sequence ATGATCTTCATCGCCGTCCGGTTCACCGCCCGCCCCGACCACGCCGACCACTGGCTCGACCTGGTCGCCGACTTCACCCGCGCCACCCGCGAGGAGCCCGGCAACCTCTTCTTCGACTGGTCCCGCAGCGTCGACGACCCGAACGTCTTCGTCCTCCTGGAGGCCTTCGCCGACGCCGAGGCCGGCGCCGCCCACGTCGCCTCCGCGCACTTCACGGCCGGCCTCGCCGCCATGGCCGGAGCGATCGCCTCCACCCCCGAGATCATCAACGTCGAGGTCCCGCAGCAGGGCTGGGGCGCCATGGCCGAGCTCGCCCCGACCGGCGCCTGA
- a CDS encoding GNAT family N-acetyltransferase: MGSILEGPVLEGAFVRLEPLGHHHAAGLAAAADENRGSYGFTWVPGREEMGAYVDTQLGRAADGRLAPYAQVDAATGRVVGATSFWDPRYLPSGGRLCAVEIGFTWLAASAQGTGVNAEAKYLLFRHAFESWDVARVDLKTDARNARSRAAIERVGASFEGVLRNWSVSWAPGEEGRLRDSAVFSIIAEEWPERRAALERRLTGVRERRGAAERP; this comes from the coding sequence ATGGGTTCGATACTGGAAGGGCCGGTCCTGGAGGGCGCGTTCGTGCGCCTGGAGCCGCTGGGACACCACCACGCCGCCGGTCTCGCCGCGGCCGCGGACGAGAACCGGGGCTCGTACGGGTTCACCTGGGTGCCGGGGCGGGAGGAGATGGGGGCGTACGTCGACACCCAGCTCGGCCGCGCCGCCGACGGCAGGCTCGCCCCGTACGCGCAGGTGGACGCGGCGACGGGGCGGGTCGTCGGCGCGACCTCCTTCTGGGACCCGCGTTATCTCCCTTCCGGCGGGCGCCTGTGCGCGGTCGAGATCGGCTTCACCTGGCTCGCGGCCTCGGCCCAGGGCACGGGCGTGAACGCCGAGGCCAAGTACCTGCTCTTCCGGCACGCCTTCGAGAGCTGGGACGTGGCACGGGTGGACCTCAAGACGGACGCGCGCAACGCCCGCTCACGGGCGGCGATCGAGCGCGTGGGCGCGAGCTTCGAGGGCGTGCTGCGGAACTGGTCCGTCTCCTGGGCCCCGGGCGAGGAGGGCCGCCTCCGTGACTCCGCCGTCTTCTCGATCATCGCCGAGGAGTGGCCCGAACGCCGCGCGGCCCTGGAGCGGCGCCTGACCGGCGTCCGGGAGCGGCGCGGGGCGGCGGAGCGCCCGTAG